The genomic segment ggagatacaacttatcaaaatctatgggatgcagctaaagcagtcctgagaggaaaattcatatccataaatgcctatatcaaaaagacagaaaacatgcaaatagacaacctaacgaatagactcaaagagctgtagaaagaagaacagaacgatcccaaacccagcagaaggcgagaaattactaagatcaaatcagaactaaatgaaaaggacaacaaagaaagtataagggaaattaataaaacaaaaagttggttctttgaaaagataaacaaaatagacacacccctggctagactaaccaagagcacaaaactaaaatctctaataacctccattaggaacatgaaaggagaaatcacaaccgacgctacagagatacaagatatcatctatgaattctacaaaaatctttatgcacacaaactggagaacgtggaggaaatggacaaatttttagaaacacatagtcttcccaggctcaaccaggaagaaatagagtacctgaacagaccaatatcaagaactgaaatcgaaacagcaataaaaaaccttcccaaaaagaaaagccctggtccagatgggttcacacctgaattttaccatacatacaaagaagaactggtgcccatcctacataaactattctccaatattgagaaggatggaattctccccaacacgttctaccaagccaatataacattgataccaaaacctggaaaggacacaacaaaaatagagaactacagaccaatttccctcatgaatatagatgcaaaaattttcaataaaatactagcaaatcgaatccaagtacttatcaaaaaagtaatccaccacgaccaagtgggcttcatccccgagatgcaggggtggttcaacatacgtaaatctataaatgtaattcaccacataaatagaagcaaaaacaaaaaccatatgatactctcattagatgcagaaaaagcatttgacaaaattcaacacccttttatgataaaaacgcttaacaaaataggcattggtggaacctatctaaaaatgatacaagccatatatgacaaacccacagccaacatcatactgaatggggaaaaactgaaagcactcccacttagaactggaaccagacagggctgcccattgtctccattacttttcaacatagtattggaagtccttgcgagagctatcaggcaaaagagcagaatcaagggagtccaaatagggaaggaagagatcaaactctcactttttgctgatgatatgatgttatatctggaaaacccccaggattcaaccaagagactcctggaattgattaacgaatatagcaaagtctcaggctacaaaattaatatacacaaatcagaggcatttatatatgccaataacaatcaatcggaaaaccaaattaaagactcaatacccttcaaaatagcaacaaagaaaataaaatatctaggtatatatctaactaaagaggtaaaggacctctataaggaaaactatgaaacactgagaaaagaaatagcaaaacttgcaaatagatggaaaaatataccatgctcgtggatcggaagaatcaacattgttaaaatgtctatactacccaaagtgatctacagattcaatgcaatccctattaaattaccaacatcattctttacagacatagagaaaataattatacattttgtatggaatcaaagaagaccccgtatagcaaaagcaattttaagcaacaaaaacaaaatgggaggtattaatttgccagacctcaaacaatactacaaggccgtggttcttaaaacagcctggtattggcacaagtgcagggacacagaccagtggaacacaacagaaaatccaaatatagaaccatcctcatatagtcacctaatttttgacaaagcgggaaagactatactctggggacaagaatccctattcaataaatggtgctgggagaattggttagccacttgtagaagactgaaacaggccccacagctttcacctctcacaaaaatcaaatcacggtggataacagacttaaaccttaggcgtgatacaatcagaattctagaagaaaatgtaggaaagactcctacagacattggcctaggcaaagaatttatgaggaagacccccaaggcaatcacagcagcaacaaaaataaatgaatgggacatgattaaattaaaaagcttctacacagccaaagaaacagtcacgagaataaacagaccacctacagaatgggaaaaaatttttgcatactacacatcagataaaggactgataacaagaatctatttagaactcaggaaaatcagcaagaaaaaatcaaacaaccctctcaaaaagtgggcaaatgacatgaatagaaacttctcgaaagaagatataagaatggctaacaaacatatgaaaaaatgctcaacatccctaatcatcagagaaatgcaaatcaaaaccacaatgagatatcacttaaccccagtgagaatggcctttatcaaaaaaacccaaaacaacacatgttggcgtggatgtggagagacaggaacactcatacactgctggtgggactgcaaactagtgcaacccctgtggaaagcattatggaggtatcttaaacagattcaagtagacctgccatttgacccagcaatcccattactgggcatatacccaaaggaaaaaaggtcattctgtaacaaagacacatgtacccgaatgtttatagcagcacaattcacaatagcaaagatgtggaaacaacccaaatgcccatcaatacatgattggattagtaagctgtggtatatgtataccatggaatattactcagctataaggaatgatgaagatacgacatctctatggttctcctggagagagttggaacccattatattaagtgaagtatcccaagaatggaaaaacaagcatcacatgtactcaccagaaaattggtttccctgataatcacctaaatacaaatctgggaacgacaccaattggacatcagactgaggtggggggtgggggaggggatgggggtatgcctacacaatgagtgcattgcgcaccgtttggggagtggtaacacttgaaggtgctgactcgggaaagggggggtggggaaaaaaatatgaaactgttgtttttaacttgcattgttcacttaataatttatcatgaatatttcccatattatttcatatcattgtacaagaaataatgtatacattatgaggacatactgtatctaacaagatatactgttagactctttgattctgtaaaattaaattgttattaatgataaaaaaactaataaataaataaataaataaataataaaaaaaacttgaTCCAATGTTATCTACTAGATTTGATCTCTATGCTGCTTAAGGTGACACTATGTACCTTGAGGCACGGTTCCTAACCTAGTGAGAATCTTATCTAATTGTAATGTGCTGAAAAGATTTTGGCTTCATTTCATACATTAATTCTgaaaatagttgttgaatgattattaataaatagtctctctgggaaaaaaaaaaacatgatagtTGGTTTAAGCTCTTGAAAAGCTAAATTTTGCACCAGTCATGGAGATGAACCCAAAGTTAAAGGCATATCATATTTTGGTAGGggccattttcatttaaaatctttaagtGTTAAAGATCCAGGGATCTGAGGATCTTTAAATCTGGGCTCGTTTGCCAAACCTTGTACCTCTCTTATTTTGGACTACAGATGCCTTCTGTTTAGATGGTACCTTTGACTATGGAGAGTTGTGAAAGACCAATGAGGGACCCAAAGAGTCCCAAAGGAATGGCAAgaagtcttgaactccaggcTTATGGAAGTGGAAATAGTTACATTTCTTTTGGCTTCCTTCTAGATTATCCGTTTGAGTTCACCAGcacagggtgggaggaaggggttCAGCACAGAAGTTCTATCCAGGAGTAAAGATTGCTAGCCACGACTACTAGGAAACTTCTTGCTTTGCTACAAACTGCCTTGTGTTAACTCTCTTTTCCTCTAATCTTCTTTCAGGTCCCAAGAATGAAAAGGCTCTGGGCCAGAAAATAAACTCCTGGGAGTCATCAAGGAAAGGACTTTCATTTCTGAACAATTTGCACTTGAGGAATGGAGAGCTGATTATCCACCAAACAGGGTTTTATTACATCTATTCCCAAACATACTTTCGATTTCAGGAAACTGAGGAAACTGTGGGATCAATTTcagaagagaacagaaagaaaaacaaacaaatggtacaatatatttacaaatacacCAGTTATCCTGACCCTATACTGCTGATGAAAAGTGCTAGAAATAGTTGTTGGTCTAAAGATTCAGAGTATGGACTCTATTCCATCTATCAAGGGGGAATATTTGAGCTTAAGGAAAATGACCgaatttttgtttctgtgactAACGAGAAGTTGATAGACATGGaccaagaagccagttttttcgGGGCCTTTTTAGTTGGCTAAGTGATCtgcaaagaaaaagcaataacTTCAAAGTGACCCTTTTTCAGGATGCTATGAAGATGTGCCAACAAATCTGACCCAAAAAAGGCAACCTGAATGGAGCAGCAGAAATCAGGGAATTTGGTCTCGTGGGAACAGGAGAAGAAATGGGAAAGTAGAAATGACAAACACAGGCAAATCAGCAGCAAAGAGCCAGataactccccacccccacccctgtgctGTCAAATGTCAACCTCTGGTATACTGTACATCTGTGTAACTGCCTAAGATTGCATCATTTATTGTGACCCTGTCTGAAGAACATTAATTACTTTTATCTTCCAAAATCATgacacaaaatatttcatttcaccaTTTAAACTAACcagttgggaaaaaaattaattggagCATTTGTCTAATCTGCTCAAATTGCTATTCCTAAACACAGCATAATTTATACTCTTTGGATGAATGCTCAAACTTTCATTTAAGTATGTTCTGATGAaataactctttttcttttcttttttttttttttaaagttgtggagttttttgttttttgttcttgagaagagtctcgctctgttgccctggctagagtgccatggcatcagcctagctcacagcaacctcaaactcttgggctcaagcctcccaagtagctgggactacaggaatgtgccaccacacccagctaatttttctatttttttttttttccagtagggatggggtctcactcttgctcaggctggtctccaactcctgacctcaagggatcctcctgcttcggcctcccagaatgctaggattacaggcgtgagccaccacacctggccgatAGCTCTTTTTCAAAAGggctaatttaaatttataacatACTACAGACACTTGGCACTTCCGACCCTTCTTACTTTATTGTTTCCATAACACTGATCAATCACCAAATTGATTTATTTGTTATCCTGTTTTTGAAAGCTTCTCTCCTCTCACTAGAATACAGTCATCTCTTTGTATCCACAAGgaactggttccaggacctcctcttcctaccaaaatccacagatgctcaagtccatTATGTAAATGgtgtagtgtttgcatataatatatacacatcttctcatatactttaaatcatctctatattacttacaataccaaagataatgtaaatgctatgcaaataattgttatattgtatttttcatttttgtattgttatttttaatttttttccaagtatttttgATCCATCgttggttgaatctgtgaatgTGGTACCCAAAGATACAGAGGGCTAACTGTATAAGCATTGTGATATCAGGGAACATTTAATCTTGTTTATACCTGTATCCCCAGTACTTAGAACAGTATCCAAATGTATTTTGTGGGGACACTATGTGTGGGTACTAGCGCGGTACTATGTATGGCTACCCacacaaaatgtatttgtaaatatgtggataactgactgactgaatgagtgaatacTTAACCATGTGGAAAACATAGAGAAGTATTTCCTCCTACCTTACCCCTTACAGCAAAATAACATCAGAGAGTTTTAAAAGGTCAAAGTGGAGAAGACCTTTTAATCCAAGAtttaaaactggaagaaaaagatGGACATTTTTGATAGAGAAACATTCTGTTTCTtctgtgtggcagtcaatgtgtcaATTTGTGTGTGATGTGATCTagggatctaattttattttttaccatataCATAGCCAGTTGTCCAGCACTGTTTATGGAATAGTCCGCCCTTTTCCTCGCTCATTTTAATGTCTCTTCTATCATATACCAAGTTCCCacagttctgtttctttgttcGTTTTTTCCCCCGGTTGATCTACTTGTTCATTCTTGCACCCACACCATATAGCTTGGGGATGGGAAAGAGAAGGcatttttatactaaaattttgaagtatgcattatttttcaataaaatgacaTTATGCCAATGTATGTCAGTTTGGTTTTAGTGTTCCCATTTGTTTTATATTGCCAGGATTACTAAAAATGGGGGAAAGGACTTATCTTTTTTCATGACATATTTTATCTGacacattttacagaagaaataagtTGCTCACTTTTATTTAATATGATCAAATGTATCAATCCTTTTCTTTATGGTTAGTGCTTTGGTTACAGGTTGAATTATATCCCCAGAAAAGATATGCTAAAGTCCTACTCTCCAGTACCTCAGAACGTAACCTTATTTGAAAATGGAGTCATTGTGAATGTAATCAGTTAAGATGTAGTTATAGTGGAATAGGGTAGGCCCTTAAtacaatatgactgatgtccttataagaaaagggaaatttgactgcagagacacacagggagaacactgGTGACAACGGATGCAGGCACTGCAGTGTTGCATCTGCAAGCAAAGTAACACAAAAAATTGATGGCATCATCAAAAGCTAGGAAGAAACAGGAAGGACTGATTCTACCCAGGGTCTCAGAggaagcatggccctgctgacaccttaattcccgacttctgggctccagaactgtaagaactTTCTGTTGTTGAAAGCCATCTAGTTTGAGACACTTTGCTCCAGCAGCCGTAGGAAGCTAATATAGCTTTCCATATCTTGTTCAAGAGACCTCTTCCACTGATAATCATACAGATAtcgttatatatttttttctaaatgctttaaAGTTTGGCCTTCATACTTTGATAGTGCCACTCAACTGTACTtgaacacattaactgccatgagagttgtatttaactcactctagttttgacctgTGGGCCACGTGAAGCATACacaaaatcttacttgttgatgttcttattgttacaattaatattgacaatttaattctaaaaacatggattaaatgaatagaagccaataaatttcattttcctatttatgtttacctttaaattacgctggaagtttttattctatttttgtaataaaacactgtggccccaaggaaaagtttctgtttcttctgtgtggcagtcaatgtgtcaATTTGTGTGTGATGTGATCTAgggatctaattttatcttttaccaTATAGATAGCCAGTTGTCCAACACTGTTTATGGGATAGTCCGCCCTTTTCCTCACTCATTTTAATGTCTCTTCTATCATATACCAAGTTCCCACAGTTCTGTTTCCGTGTTCATTTTGTCCCCCGGTTGATGTGGTTGTTCATTCCTGCACCTATACCATCTTTTTAAAtaagttgtggtaaaatataataacataaaattgataattttaattgtttttgagtGTATACAATCAGTGATATTAAGTCCATTGACATTGTTGTGCGACCATCACCACTATTCATCtccaaaatgttttcatcaccccaaacggAAACGCTGTACACATTAAACAAAAcacttgattatttcctttgcttagCCCCTGGTAGTCACcattctctttaatttctctacAAATTTAACTAACTTAGGTACCTCATACAAATGGAATTACGTAACATTTGTTCgtttgtgtctagcttatttcacttagcataatgtcctcaaaattcatccatgttgtagcatgtgtcagaattttcttcctttttaaagctgaacagtattctattttatgtatataccacattttgttcatctattcATTGGTCAATCATACCATCTGGTTTTAATTACTATTACTTTACTACTAATCTTGATATCAGGACTCAATGTTCCCCTTCTTTAGTTCTGTGTTTCAAAATAATCTGAGCTATTCTTAGCCCTTACTTTTCCCTGTGAATTTAGAAAATGCCTAGTtgttcatgcacacacacatatgtgcacacacacaatcttTTAGAGATTTTGATTGAATTGCATTGGATTGATGCAGTTCAGTAGTTTAAACAAAACATAGTCCGGGGAAATCCTCAAATTCCATTCCAAATACAATTGATATTAATGTCAGAACTATATGTAGACATTTTAAACAGTATGAATAGAGACAATTTAGGGAATGTGCTTCTTGGCTGTTAGTAGCACTAGGTGAGGCAGCAAAAAGTCACACACTGAAAGAAACCAAGCccacaaatgaaattaatttcaaaagcTTTTACAAATAGATATTTGATACCACGATGAAAAGAGCTGCCCTTGCAAAGCAAGCAGTCTTTGCAGAAACAGATAAAAGTATCCTGGGGAATCTCAGGCTGAAGGATGACAACTACCAGACTTCTGCAGCTGGATGTGCAATGTCAAGCTGAAGAAGAGATTATTGATAGAAATCCAAAAGAGCAACTGACCAAACCAGTATATGTCGCTGACTTAAAAGGATTTATGGCAATGTAGAAGCAAGGATAAATAATGTCTATGCCCATGATGGCAATATGACAAaagcctttcttttaaaaatggccCAATGTCTTTTTTGGAACCATACAAAGACATTTATGAAAGTAAAGATGAGGAGCATCAATCAGCAAAGAGCAAAGCtccattttgcaaattttttcatCCAAAAGTATCAGACCTCCTTTCCTAAGAGGAAGAGATATAGCAATATCAAAATGATGGAAATGGAATATTTATCAGGTCTTGCATTGACCCTCTAGCACCTAACTTCTCTGTGTCATCACCTGTCACAACCAATGACAATGACATCTTCCACCCTCTTCCCCATGTCTTTTTTCAACTTTCTTCTACCTTCAATTTCCACTTCATTTCATGAATATAAGCTTTCTTGTTTTGCTTCTGTGTTTTGCCtacattttttcaaaacaaatttatttcgtGTTTTATTTGCTGAGCCATattgaaagtataatttttaatccAGTGTACCAAATGTGCATGTTATTATGTAGAAAGTCACTGTTTATTAACAGCTACAGTCATTGTTTTGTGATCTGGGTATTAAGCTacatcttacatttttaaaaaagtcctatGCACCAAAAGCATGAGGAACGGGAAATGATAATGTGGTAGTCTCATCTTTCAATCCATTGGAACGATTACTGTGCCCTATGGTGGACGCATTCCTCTTTTAAGCACTAAAACCTAACATTAGTAAACAACAGAATCACCTGTAGAActtgttaaaacataaatttctaGAACCCTCCCCCACAGTTCttgattcagtaggtttgggtTGTGGTCTGAGAACTTATCAATACATTTCCAACAAGTTACCAGATGATATTGAGGCTGCTGGTCCAcagaggacattttaaaaaatttatttgataaaaatttatattgtaaGTTGACAAATTATAGTTCTGTTATtgatatttatggggcacaaatTTATATCATGATTTAAGAATACAATGTAGAATAATTGAACAAAGCTAATCAACATATCCACCACctgaaaaacttatttttttgtactgagaacatttgaaatttactctcagcaattttaaaatgtacagtattATTAATCATAGTCACCATGCcatgcaatagatctcaaaaaaacACTTATTCCTGCTAACTGAGGCTTTGCACCCTTTGACCATTACCTCTCCATTGCCCCAtgccccagcctctgataaccatcatccTACTCcgtgcttctatgagtttgagtGTCTTAGattccatatattaatataagtgcaaacatgcagtatttgtctttccatgcctggcttgtttcacttggCGTAATGTCCTCCAATTCCATCtatgaaaatgacagaatttctttcttttataaggctgaatagcatccccatatatatatatatacactacattttctttatccgttcatctaTTGATGGTTGATTCCATAAActgcctattgtgaatagtgttgcaacaGTCATGGAGTGCAGACGTCTCTTTAATGTACTGATTTCGAATCTTTTGAgtaaatacacagtagtgggattgctagatcatatggtagttctatttttagttttgtgaggAACCTTcactgtaatcctaacactctgggaggccgaggcgggaggattgcttgagctcaggagttcgagaccagcctgagcaagagtgagactccgtctctactataaatagaaagaaattagccaaacaaccaaaaatagaaaaaaaaaaaattagcagggcacggtggcgcgtgcctgtagtcccagctactcgggaggctgagacaggaggattgcttgagcccaggagtttgaggtggctgtgagctaagctgatgccacaacactctagcctgggtctcagagtgaggctctgtctccaaaaaaaaaaaaacaaacaaacaaaaaaaaagatttcctctGCCTCAGAAACTAAAGCCTAAGATACAGGAAGCAACTGCAACGTGGAAATAGCTACAGTGTTTTAGAATAATTCTCTGGCCAAGTGTGTATCCCTTCTTAGAGGACATGAATACTGATCCTTGTGAAAAAGAAATACGGTCAGGAGATTCTGGCCTAATGTTGCTGGATTCTGTCCCATCAAACCTCCTCACTGGAAGAACAGAGGAGAAACTACTATTCCAATTTTTATCAGGTTAGACCTGGGCAGGGCAAGGGATTTATAAAGACAATGACCCTTGAGGAGAGGTCAACTCAGCTGTTGGAGAGGTGAAGTGCCCTGGCAGGTGTGAGTGGCCAGGTAGAagctttctctcctctccttgtgACCGCTAGGGGGCCACCTTACTGTCCACACCTTGAGCAGCCACCAGGTGGCGTGATTCCCTTATTTTCCTCAAAGCCCTaagtaaagagaaagaataaagtaatttCAAAGTCTTTATTTGATTAAAACAAAAGTGAAGAGGAATGGTTTAGATCTGGATCATAAGTAATCAGAACTGCAGACAAGATAATCAGGGCATTGTGTCAAATATGTGCCCTAATTGAGTTCTTACCACTGACAGCTTCCAGTAGTTCTATCTAGTCTCTGTGTCTCCAagccttatttatttaaatggagacaataataaaACCCACCTTGTAAGG from the Eulemur rufifrons isolate Redbay chromosome 7, OSU_ERuf_1, whole genome shotgun sequence genome contains:
- the TNFSF10 gene encoding tumor necrosis factor ligand superfamily member 10; translated protein: MAATQALGSSSAGQTCVLILIFTVLLQALCVAVTYVYFTNELQQMQDKYYKSGIACFLREDDGSGDPNDEENINSPCWQARFQLRQLVRKMILKTYEETIPTTQERQQFFPSIVRDSSSPRVAAHITGTRRRSNSFPLPRPKNEKALGQKINSWESSRKGLSFLNNLHLRNGELIIHQTGFYYIYSQTYFRFQETEETVGSISEENRKKNKQMVQYIYKYTSYPDPILLMKSARNSCWSKDSEYGLYSIYQGGIFELKENDRIFVSVTNEKLIDMDQEASFFGAFLVG